The following are encoded together in the Oncorhynchus nerka isolate Pitt River linkage group LG25, Oner_Uvic_2.0, whole genome shotgun sequence genome:
- the acot11b gene encoding acyl-coenzyme A thioesterase 11b isoform X1, translating to MRPRKSIKAEVRNGNEWRADKAVHSIPSSSSRVMSCEKGDGDPMEDPLFILESGEVYRNPTEVKMSQIVMPCHANHCGELSVGQLLKWMDSTACLSAERHAGSPCITASVDDIHFEHTIGVGQVVNIKANVNRAFTSSMEVGITVSCEDLFSSCQWNVCNAFATFVARRTEEGKEDTHTVLGCVCVHVQVQLKQVIPRTQTEQMEYSIAAERRRMRLTHAEIITDLLSSNTAQLGECQEYQGAVSAERTRVESVELVLPPHANHQVSTFGGQIMAWMENVATIAACRLCNAHPTLRTIDMFHFRGPSHIGDRLVLKAIVNNAFKHSMEVGVCAEAYQGAGALRHINSAFMTFEVLDKDRKPRTLPRIRPEPVDGKRRYQEAIARKKIRLDRKYIISCKQTEVPLSVPWDVSNQMYLSYNNVSALKIMAARINWMLSSEKNKVSLYTLEENQILCFKVETHVTVPAEQVFHLLSDLRRRHEWDRHYQKCDVIIQADEDDTIYRVATPCVSKGGKGQDFILLASRRKPCDSRDPYLIALRSVTLPTHPATEDYTRGEVLCAGFSIWEESNAVTKISYYNQATPGVLPYISNDIAGLSSSFYGTFHSCNKYLEENRDSLVVLPPSDL from the exons ATGAGGCCAAGGAAGAGCATTAAAGCCGAAGTCAGAAACGGGAACGAATGGCGAGCAGACAAGGCGGTTCATTCAATTCCATCCTCCTCG TCCAGAGTCATGTCGTGTGAGAAGGGCGACGGAGACCCCATGGAGGATCCCCTCTTCATCTTGGAGAGTGGCGAGGTGTACAGGAACCCCACAGAGGTCAAGATGAGCCAGATCGTGATGCCCTGCCACGCCAACCACTGTGGAGAGCTCAGCGTAGGACAGCTGCTCAAGTGGATGGACTCCACAGCCTGCCTGTCTG CTGAAAGACATGCTGGGTCTCCCTGTATTACTGCCTCTGTTGACGACATCCACTTTGAGCACACTATAGG AGTCGGACAGGTTGTTAACATCAAGGCAAACGTGAACAGAGCCTTCACATCCAGCATGGAG GTGGGCATCACGGTAAGCTGTGAGGACCTGTTCAGTAGCTGCCAGTGGAACGTGTGCAATGCCTTTGCCACCTTTGTGGCTCGACGTACCGAGGAGGGGAAG gaggacacacacacagtgttggggtgtgtgtgtgtgcacgtgcaggTGCAGCTGAAGCAGGTGATTCCGCGGACGCAGACAGAGCAGATGGAGTACAGCATcgcggcagagaggaggaggatgagactGACTCATGCTGAGATCATCACAGACCTACTGAGCAGCAACACAGCTCAACTAG GAGAGTGTCAGGAATACCAGGGTGCGGTGTCAGCAGAGCGAACCCGGGTGGAGAGTGTGGAGCTGGTGCTGCCTCCCCATGCCAACCACCAGGTCAGCACCTTCGGGGGTCAGATCATGGCCTGGATGGAGAACGTGGCCACCATCGCAGCATG TCGTCTGTGTAACGCTCACCCCACTCTGAGGACCATAGACATGTTCCACTTCCGGGGCCCGTCTCACATCGGTGACCGGCTGGTACTAAAGGCCATTGTTAACAATGCCTTCAAACACAG TATGGAGGTGGGTGTATGTGCAGAGGCCTACCAGGGTGCGGGTGCATTGCGGCACATCAACAGCGCCTTCATGACCTTTGAGGTGCTGGACAAGGACAGGAAGCCACGTACATTACCCCGGATACGACCCGAACCTGTG GATGGGAAGAGACGCTATCAGGAGGCTATTGCTAGGAAGAAGATCCGTCTGGATAG AAAGTACATAATCTCCTGCAAGCAAACGGAGGTTCCTCTGTCTGTGCCCTGGGACGTCAGcaaccag ATGTATCTCAGCTACAACAATGTGTCTGCACTGAAAATTATGGCTGCTCGAATCAACTGGATGTTAAGCTCTGAGAAAAATAAG GTCAGTCTGTACACGCTGGAGGAGAACCAGATACTGTGTTTTAAAGTGGAGACTCATGTCACTGTCCCTGCTGAACAAGTATTCCATCTGCTCTCAGACCTGCGCAGGAGACATGAGTGGGACAGGCATTACCA AAAATGTGATGTGATCATCCAGGCAGATGAGGATGACACTATCTACCGCGTAGCCACTCCGTGTGTCAGTAAGGGGGGGAAGGGCCAGGACTTCATCCTTCTGGCCTCTAGGAGGAAGCCCTGTGACTCCAG GGACCCGTACCTGATTGCCCTGCGCTCTGTCACCCTGCCGACCCACCCTGCCACTGAGGACTACACCCGGGGGGAGGTGCTCTGTGCCGGCTTCAGTATCTGGGAGGAGTCCAATGCTGTCACCAAG ATCTCCTACTACAACCAAGCCACACCAGGAGTCCTCCCTTACATCTCCAACGACATTGCAGGCCTTTCATCCAGCTTCTACGGCACCTTCCACTCCTGCAACAAGTacctggaggagaacagagacagcCTGGTCGTCCTGCCCCCCTCTGACCTGTGA
- the acot11b gene encoding acyl-coenzyme A thioesterase 11b isoform X2, with product MRPRKSIKAEVRNGNEWRADKAVHSIPSSSSRVMSCEKGDGDPMEDPLFILESGEVYRNPTEVKMSQIVMPCHANHCGELSVGQLLKWMDSTACLSAERHAGSPCITASVDDIHFEHTIGVGQVVNIKANVNRAFTSSMEVGITVSCEDLFSSCQWNVCNAFATFVARRTEEGKVQLKQVIPRTQTEQMEYSIAAERRRMRLTHAEIITDLLSSNTAQLGECQEYQGAVSAERTRVESVELVLPPHANHQVSTFGGQIMAWMENVATIAACRLCNAHPTLRTIDMFHFRGPSHIGDRLVLKAIVNNAFKHSMEVGVCAEAYQGAGALRHINSAFMTFEVLDKDRKPRTLPRIRPEPVDGKRRYQEAIARKKIRLDRKYIISCKQTEVPLSVPWDVSNQMYLSYNNVSALKIMAARINWMLSSEKNKVSLYTLEENQILCFKVETHVTVPAEQVFHLLSDLRRRHEWDRHYQKCDVIIQADEDDTIYRVATPCVSKGGKGQDFILLASRRKPCDSRDPYLIALRSVTLPTHPATEDYTRGEVLCAGFSIWEESNAVTKISYYNQATPGVLPYISNDIAGLSSSFYGTFHSCNKYLEENRDSLVVLPPSDL from the exons ATGAGGCCAAGGAAGAGCATTAAAGCCGAAGTCAGAAACGGGAACGAATGGCGAGCAGACAAGGCGGTTCATTCAATTCCATCCTCCTCG TCCAGAGTCATGTCGTGTGAGAAGGGCGACGGAGACCCCATGGAGGATCCCCTCTTCATCTTGGAGAGTGGCGAGGTGTACAGGAACCCCACAGAGGTCAAGATGAGCCAGATCGTGATGCCCTGCCACGCCAACCACTGTGGAGAGCTCAGCGTAGGACAGCTGCTCAAGTGGATGGACTCCACAGCCTGCCTGTCTG CTGAAAGACATGCTGGGTCTCCCTGTATTACTGCCTCTGTTGACGACATCCACTTTGAGCACACTATAGG AGTCGGACAGGTTGTTAACATCAAGGCAAACGTGAACAGAGCCTTCACATCCAGCATGGAG GTGGGCATCACGGTAAGCTGTGAGGACCTGTTCAGTAGCTGCCAGTGGAACGTGTGCAATGCCTTTGCCACCTTTGTGGCTCGACGTACCGAGGAGGGGAAG gTGCAGCTGAAGCAGGTGATTCCGCGGACGCAGACAGAGCAGATGGAGTACAGCATcgcggcagagaggaggaggatgagactGACTCATGCTGAGATCATCACAGACCTACTGAGCAGCAACACAGCTCAACTAG GAGAGTGTCAGGAATACCAGGGTGCGGTGTCAGCAGAGCGAACCCGGGTGGAGAGTGTGGAGCTGGTGCTGCCTCCCCATGCCAACCACCAGGTCAGCACCTTCGGGGGTCAGATCATGGCCTGGATGGAGAACGTGGCCACCATCGCAGCATG TCGTCTGTGTAACGCTCACCCCACTCTGAGGACCATAGACATGTTCCACTTCCGGGGCCCGTCTCACATCGGTGACCGGCTGGTACTAAAGGCCATTGTTAACAATGCCTTCAAACACAG TATGGAGGTGGGTGTATGTGCAGAGGCCTACCAGGGTGCGGGTGCATTGCGGCACATCAACAGCGCCTTCATGACCTTTGAGGTGCTGGACAAGGACAGGAAGCCACGTACATTACCCCGGATACGACCCGAACCTGTG GATGGGAAGAGACGCTATCAGGAGGCTATTGCTAGGAAGAAGATCCGTCTGGATAG AAAGTACATAATCTCCTGCAAGCAAACGGAGGTTCCTCTGTCTGTGCCCTGGGACGTCAGcaaccag ATGTATCTCAGCTACAACAATGTGTCTGCACTGAAAATTATGGCTGCTCGAATCAACTGGATGTTAAGCTCTGAGAAAAATAAG GTCAGTCTGTACACGCTGGAGGAGAACCAGATACTGTGTTTTAAAGTGGAGACTCATGTCACTGTCCCTGCTGAACAAGTATTCCATCTGCTCTCAGACCTGCGCAGGAGACATGAGTGGGACAGGCATTACCA AAAATGTGATGTGATCATCCAGGCAGATGAGGATGACACTATCTACCGCGTAGCCACTCCGTGTGTCAGTAAGGGGGGGAAGGGCCAGGACTTCATCCTTCTGGCCTCTAGGAGGAAGCCCTGTGACTCCAG GGACCCGTACCTGATTGCCCTGCGCTCTGTCACCCTGCCGACCCACCCTGCCACTGAGGACTACACCCGGGGGGAGGTGCTCTGTGCCGGCTTCAGTATCTGGGAGGAGTCCAATGCTGTCACCAAG ATCTCCTACTACAACCAAGCCACACCAGGAGTCCTCCCTTACATCTCCAACGACATTGCAGGCCTTTCATCCAGCTTCTACGGCACCTTCCACTCCTGCAACAAGTacctggaggagaacagagacagcCTGGTCGTCCTGCCCCCCTCTGACCTGTGA
- the acot11b gene encoding acyl-coenzyme A thioesterase 11b isoform X3 codes for MSCEKGDGDPMEDPLFILESGEVYRNPTEVKMSQIVMPCHANHCGELSVGQLLKWMDSTACLSAERHAGSPCITASVDDIHFEHTIGVGQVVNIKANVNRAFTSSMEVGITVSCEDLFSSCQWNVCNAFATFVARRTEEGKEDTHTVLGCVCVHVQVQLKQVIPRTQTEQMEYSIAAERRRMRLTHAEIITDLLSSNTAQLGECQEYQGAVSAERTRVESVELVLPPHANHQVSTFGGQIMAWMENVATIAACRLCNAHPTLRTIDMFHFRGPSHIGDRLVLKAIVNNAFKHSMEVGVCAEAYQGAGALRHINSAFMTFEVLDKDRKPRTLPRIRPEPVDGKRRYQEAIARKKIRLDRKYIISCKQTEVPLSVPWDVSNQMYLSYNNVSALKIMAARINWMLSSEKNKVSLYTLEENQILCFKVETHVTVPAEQVFHLLSDLRRRHEWDRHYQKCDVIIQADEDDTIYRVATPCVSKGGKGQDFILLASRRKPCDSRDPYLIALRSVTLPTHPATEDYTRGEVLCAGFSIWEESNAVTKISYYNQATPGVLPYISNDIAGLSSSFYGTFHSCNKYLEENRDSLVVLPPSDL; via the exons ATGTCGTGTGAGAAGGGCGACGGAGACCCCATGGAGGATCCCCTCTTCATCTTGGAGAGTGGCGAGGTGTACAGGAACCCCACAGAGGTCAAGATGAGCCAGATCGTGATGCCCTGCCACGCCAACCACTGTGGAGAGCTCAGCGTAGGACAGCTGCTCAAGTGGATGGACTCCACAGCCTGCCTGTCTG CTGAAAGACATGCTGGGTCTCCCTGTATTACTGCCTCTGTTGACGACATCCACTTTGAGCACACTATAGG AGTCGGACAGGTTGTTAACATCAAGGCAAACGTGAACAGAGCCTTCACATCCAGCATGGAG GTGGGCATCACGGTAAGCTGTGAGGACCTGTTCAGTAGCTGCCAGTGGAACGTGTGCAATGCCTTTGCCACCTTTGTGGCTCGACGTACCGAGGAGGGGAAG gaggacacacacacagtgttggggtgtgtgtgtgtgcacgtgcaggTGCAGCTGAAGCAGGTGATTCCGCGGACGCAGACAGAGCAGATGGAGTACAGCATcgcggcagagaggaggaggatgagactGACTCATGCTGAGATCATCACAGACCTACTGAGCAGCAACACAGCTCAACTAG GAGAGTGTCAGGAATACCAGGGTGCGGTGTCAGCAGAGCGAACCCGGGTGGAGAGTGTGGAGCTGGTGCTGCCTCCCCATGCCAACCACCAGGTCAGCACCTTCGGGGGTCAGATCATGGCCTGGATGGAGAACGTGGCCACCATCGCAGCATG TCGTCTGTGTAACGCTCACCCCACTCTGAGGACCATAGACATGTTCCACTTCCGGGGCCCGTCTCACATCGGTGACCGGCTGGTACTAAAGGCCATTGTTAACAATGCCTTCAAACACAG TATGGAGGTGGGTGTATGTGCAGAGGCCTACCAGGGTGCGGGTGCATTGCGGCACATCAACAGCGCCTTCATGACCTTTGAGGTGCTGGACAAGGACAGGAAGCCACGTACATTACCCCGGATACGACCCGAACCTGTG GATGGGAAGAGACGCTATCAGGAGGCTATTGCTAGGAAGAAGATCCGTCTGGATAG AAAGTACATAATCTCCTGCAAGCAAACGGAGGTTCCTCTGTCTGTGCCCTGGGACGTCAGcaaccag ATGTATCTCAGCTACAACAATGTGTCTGCACTGAAAATTATGGCTGCTCGAATCAACTGGATGTTAAGCTCTGAGAAAAATAAG GTCAGTCTGTACACGCTGGAGGAGAACCAGATACTGTGTTTTAAAGTGGAGACTCATGTCACTGTCCCTGCTGAACAAGTATTCCATCTGCTCTCAGACCTGCGCAGGAGACATGAGTGGGACAGGCATTACCA AAAATGTGATGTGATCATCCAGGCAGATGAGGATGACACTATCTACCGCGTAGCCACTCCGTGTGTCAGTAAGGGGGGGAAGGGCCAGGACTTCATCCTTCTGGCCTCTAGGAGGAAGCCCTGTGACTCCAG GGACCCGTACCTGATTGCCCTGCGCTCTGTCACCCTGCCGACCCACCCTGCCACTGAGGACTACACCCGGGGGGAGGTGCTCTGTGCCGGCTTCAGTATCTGGGAGGAGTCCAATGCTGTCACCAAG ATCTCCTACTACAACCAAGCCACACCAGGAGTCCTCCCTTACATCTCCAACGACATTGCAGGCCTTTCATCCAGCTTCTACGGCACCTTCCACTCCTGCAACAAGTacctggaggagaacagagacagcCTGGTCGTCCTGCCCCCCTCTGACCTGTGA
- the lrriq3 gene encoding leucine-rich repeat and IQ domain-containing protein 3, which translates to MDSLDAQRKYLVTCSESLILSHGQGPGLDLVEKETDPQQVVMVNLSCLLLKNLDNVGSCRSLRVCILADNFISTIDALIACVHIVKLDLKGNQITQLPGVVFWDSLRRLQLLHLHDNNIGTRKNIEGLSGCPNLTALTLYDTPLSLKGNYRHCIINSIWSLKALDNFVVSDEEIIENWILPLHFKTLCHHFYLNLYPAAKMGPYQSEMRAIHKIISEVNRIQSVYSPTLIIQRWIRGHLTRKRLGLVPAVPRRERFSIRVHLSPIPSVETDSQQTQGETWVKECAAKQHLQRHEEQDAKIKRLYVNLKKLVQAGSPEVIQEVVTSQASLEAKKQKDISPPHNTLQNSKTMRSNRAKHSEAKRDFTAAEEFYEEKLGKMCFRLIGFKALVHQVEPVSNMLISRQQGRRDIRSAIRLFHTQRPEPPKRPQPRPPLINAEKRLMGRCLGSISLAPFQVIQRAYRMREQAEALQRRAKQVAHSQARREGAQGQRHGLLEARREVVLQVREKEQEEVEGALALLRASRDREVQEVRQRHAVFLEEKRRRASERAMVVAFSRQHAFLSKTVNRHAVRQRQSHTQQERSVMVASSRQQSRIQRELIMGCIEDRQQSLKEEAITSRVNRDTYLATKHTNQLLRAQERVASVKASHAKMEVLHPVPVNQTA; encoded by the exons ATGGATTCACTTGATGCCCAAAGGAAATACCTAGTGACCTGCTCGGAGTCCCTTATATTAAGTCATGGGCAGGGACCAGGTTTGGACCTAGTGGAGAAAGAGACTGACCCTCAACAGGTTGTTATGGTCAATCTGAGCTGCTTACTGCTGAAAAACCTGGATAATGTGGGAAGCTGCAGGTCACTAAGAGTATGCATCTTGGCAGACAATTTTATATCCACGATAGATGCTCTCATCGCATGTGTGCATATAGTGAAGTTGGATCTTAAAGGAAATCAG ATAACCCAACTCCCCGGCGTAGTGTTCTGGGACAGCCTGAGACGACTCCAGCTGCTCCATCTCCATGACAACAACATTGGGACTAGAAAGAACATTGAGGGGTTGTCAGGCTGTCCTAACCTCACAGCATTGACCCTCTACGACACACCGCTCAGCCTAAAGGGAAACTACAGACACTGCATCATCAACAGCATCTGGTCACTGAAGGCTCTGGATAACTTTGTGGTCTCTGACGAGGAGATCATTGAAAACTGGATCCTCCCTCTGCATTTCAAAACCCTCTGTCATCATTTTTACTTGAACCTCTATCCAGCAGCTAAgatg GGGCCTTATCAGAGTGAAATGAGAGCAATCCATAAGATTATATCAGAGGTCAATAGGATCCAGTCCGTTTATTCTCCAACGTTGATCATCCAACGATGGATCAGGGGACATCTGACCAGAAAAAGGCTTGG ACTTGTCCCTGCTGTGCCGAGACGGGAGAGGTTCAGCATCAGAGTCCATCTGTCCCCCATCCCCTCTGTGGAGACAGACAGTCAACAGACCCAGGGAGAGACATGGGTCAAAGAGTGCGCAGCTAAACAGCACCTGCAG AGGCACGAGGAACAAGATGCGAAAATCAAGAGATTGTATGTCAATCTGAAGAAATTGGTGCAGGCTGGTAGCCCAGAG GTTATACAAGAGGTGGTGACAAGCCAGGCGTCTTTAGAGGCCAAGAAACAGAAAGACATCAGTCCTCCGCATAACACCCTTCAGAACAGTAAGACCATGAGGTCCAACAGAGCCAAGCACAGTGAGGCGAAAAGAG ACTTCACTGCTGCAGAGGAGTTCTATGAAGAGAAGCTTGGGAAAATGTGTTTCCGCCTCATCGGCTTCAAGGCTCTGGTCCACCAGGTCGAGCCTGTCAGCAACATGCTCATCTCCCGGCAACAAGGGAGACGGGACATCCGCAGCGCCATCCGCCTGTTCCACACACAGCGTCCCGAGCCACCCAAGCGGCCCCAACCTCGACCACCACTGATCAACGCCGAGAAGCGTCTGATGGGTCGCTGCCTTGGCTCCATCAGCCTAGCCCCCTTCCAGGTGATCCAGCGGGCCTACCGGATGAGGGAGCAGGCCGAGGCCCTGCAGAGGAGGGCCAAGCAGGTGGCCCATTCCCAGGCTCGGAGGGAGGGCGCCCAGGGCCAGCGCCACGGCCTCCTGGAGGCCCGTAGGGAGGTAGTGCTccaggtgagagagaaggagcaggaggaggtggagggggcccTGGCCCTGCTGAGAGCTAGCCGGGACAGGGAGGTGCAGGAGGTCAGGCAGAGACACGCTGTGTtcctggaggagaagaggaggcgtGCATCGGAACGGGCCATGGTTGTCGCCTTCAGCAGGCAGCATGCCTTCCTGTCCAAGACGGTCAACAGGCATGCTGTGCGGCAGAGGCAGAGTCACACCCAGCAGGAGAGGAGTGTCATGGTTGCCAGCAGCAGGCAGCAGTCCCGGATTCAGAGGGAACTCATAATGGGATGCATAGAGGACAG GCAACAGTCTCTAAAGGAGGAGGCCATTACATCCAGAGTGAACAGAGACACTTATCTGGCCACAAAGCACACCAACCAACTCCTCCGAGCCCAGGAGAGAGTGGCCAGTGTGAAGGCCAGCCATGCCAAGATGGAGGTCCTGCATCCTGTACCGGTCAACCAGACTGCCTGA